One segment of Colius striatus isolate bColStr4 chromosome 11, bColStr4.1.hap1, whole genome shotgun sequence DNA contains the following:
- the LOC104559771 gene encoding C-X-C chemokine receptor type 2-like isoform X1 produces the protein MPGFIPVPGCFLVRTSLERREDPRFWGDGKMESFSFNGDLSNFFFLYNYTYDYSTAMPDTAISSAPCRPDSSVLNKYLVVVIYCLVFILSVVGNGLVVLVVTSSHTNRSVTDVYLLNLAVADLLFALSLPLWAAYRAHEWVFGTVLCKAVSVLQEANFYSGILLLACISVDRYLAIVYATRAATEKRHWVKFVCMGIWVFSVLLSLPMLLFREAFVSPSNGTVCYERIGGEDTAKWRVVLRVLPQTFGFALPLLVMLFCYGVTIHTLLQTKNAQKQRAMKVIFAVVLVFLICWLPYNITLVSDTLMRTRAIAETCERRNRIDMALSVTQVLGFAHSCINPIIYAFIGQKFRNSFLKILAQRGLISKDAVARYGRASYASTSGNTSTTL, from the exons ATGCCTGGATTCATCCCGGTACCTGGGTGCTTCCTGGTGAGAACCAGCTTGGAACGGAGAGAAGACCCCAGATTTTGGGGGGACG GCAAAATGGAGTCCTTCTCCTTCAATGGGGATCTCTCCAACTTCTTCTTCCTCTATAACTACACCTATGACTACAGCACGGCCATGCCTGACACCGCTATCTCCTCTGCCCCGTGCCGGCCTGACAGCTCCGTCCTCAACAAGTACCTGGTGGTGGTGATCTACTGCCTGGTCTTCATCCTCAGTGTGGTGGGGAATgggctggtggtgctggtggtgaCCTCCAGCCACACCAACCGCTCCGTCACCGACGTCTACCTGCTCAACTTGGCCGTGGCAGACCTGCTCTTTGCCCTCAGCCTGCCACTCTGGGCTGCCTACCGAGCCCACGAGTGGGTCTTTGGCACTGTGCTGTGCAAAGCCGTCtccgtgctgcaggaggccaactTCTACAGCGGCATCCTGCTGCTGGCCTGCATCAGCGTGGACCGCTACCTGGCCATCGTCTATGCCACCCGGGCTGCCACTGAGAAGAGGCACTGGGTGAAGTTTGTCTGCATGGGCATATGGGTCTTTTCCgtgctgctctccctgcccaTGCTGCTCTTCCGTGAGGCCTTCGTCTCGCCCAGCAACGGCACCGTGTGCTACGAGCGCATCGGTGGCGAGGACACGGCCAAGTGGCGCGTGGTGCTGCGGGTCCTGCCGCAGACCTTCGGCTTCGCGCTGCCCCTCCTCGTCATGCTCTTCTGCTATGGCGTCACCATCCACACCCTCCTGCAGACCAAGAACGCCCAGAAGCAGCGGGCCATGAAGGTCATCTTTGCCGTGGTGCTGGTCTTCCTCATCTGCTGGCTGCCCTACAACATCACGTTGGTGAGTGACACCCTCATGAGGACACGGGCCATCGCTGAGACCTGCGAGAGGAGGAACCGCATCGACATGGCCCTCTCCGTCACGCAGGTCCTGGGCTTTGCCCACAGCTGCATCAACCCCATCATCTATGCCTTCATCGGGCAGAAGTTTCGCAACAGCTTCCTCAAGATCCTGGCGCAGCGCGGGCTCATCAGCAAGGATGCCGTGGCCCGCTACGGCCGTGCCTCCTATGCATCCACCTCTGGCAACACCTCCACCACCCTCTGA
- the LOC104559771 gene encoding C-X-C chemokine receptor type 2-like isoform X2, whose translation MESFSFNGDLSNFFFLYNYTYDYSTAMPDTAISSAPCRPDSSVLNKYLVVVIYCLVFILSVVGNGLVVLVVTSSHTNRSVTDVYLLNLAVADLLFALSLPLWAAYRAHEWVFGTVLCKAVSVLQEANFYSGILLLACISVDRYLAIVYATRAATEKRHWVKFVCMGIWVFSVLLSLPMLLFREAFVSPSNGTVCYERIGGEDTAKWRVVLRVLPQTFGFALPLLVMLFCYGVTIHTLLQTKNAQKQRAMKVIFAVVLVFLICWLPYNITLVSDTLMRTRAIAETCERRNRIDMALSVTQVLGFAHSCINPIIYAFIGQKFRNSFLKILAQRGLISKDAVARYGRASYASTSGNTSTTL comes from the coding sequence ATGGAGTCCTTCTCCTTCAATGGGGATCTCTCCAACTTCTTCTTCCTCTATAACTACACCTATGACTACAGCACGGCCATGCCTGACACCGCTATCTCCTCTGCCCCGTGCCGGCCTGACAGCTCCGTCCTCAACAAGTACCTGGTGGTGGTGATCTACTGCCTGGTCTTCATCCTCAGTGTGGTGGGGAATgggctggtggtgctggtggtgaCCTCCAGCCACACCAACCGCTCCGTCACCGACGTCTACCTGCTCAACTTGGCCGTGGCAGACCTGCTCTTTGCCCTCAGCCTGCCACTCTGGGCTGCCTACCGAGCCCACGAGTGGGTCTTTGGCACTGTGCTGTGCAAAGCCGTCtccgtgctgcaggaggccaactTCTACAGCGGCATCCTGCTGCTGGCCTGCATCAGCGTGGACCGCTACCTGGCCATCGTCTATGCCACCCGGGCTGCCACTGAGAAGAGGCACTGGGTGAAGTTTGTCTGCATGGGCATATGGGTCTTTTCCgtgctgctctccctgcccaTGCTGCTCTTCCGTGAGGCCTTCGTCTCGCCCAGCAACGGCACCGTGTGCTACGAGCGCATCGGTGGCGAGGACACGGCCAAGTGGCGCGTGGTGCTGCGGGTCCTGCCGCAGACCTTCGGCTTCGCGCTGCCCCTCCTCGTCATGCTCTTCTGCTATGGCGTCACCATCCACACCCTCCTGCAGACCAAGAACGCCCAGAAGCAGCGGGCCATGAAGGTCATCTTTGCCGTGGTGCTGGTCTTCCTCATCTGCTGGCTGCCCTACAACATCACGTTGGTGAGTGACACCCTCATGAGGACACGGGCCATCGCTGAGACCTGCGAGAGGAGGAACCGCATCGACATGGCCCTCTCCGTCACGCAGGTCCTGGGCTTTGCCCACAGCTGCATCAACCCCATCATCTATGCCTTCATCGGGCAGAAGTTTCGCAACAGCTTCCTCAAGATCCTGGCGCAGCGCGGGCTCATCAGCAAGGATGCCGTGGCCCGCTACGGCCGTGCCTCCTATGCATCCACCTCTGGCAACACCTCCACCACCCTCTGA
- the RUFY4 gene encoding RUN and FYVE domain-containing protein 4 produces MAGDGELNRIIKDLQKTVTELNRSYREQNLPVTDGSRELHSLCAQLEFLLQFDLKEKRSFFGQRKDYWDFLCQGLAGQRQEHEGIRFVTSLDKLKTPVGRGRAFLRYCLVHRQLAESLQLCLLDPETLREWYYARSPFLSPRCRAEILGSLYELDGVTFHLALYRADLDTAWPMFSETLVRPSPVTGNSLAKMTLQTEDTGTRAHGWPDGVDHPITAPCGVPVHLCPPPAALQGRSLEVKDVEYLEVKEDMEEEDEKEVEKDDEEEDVEDVEVEEDVEEEDEEELEENEKEIEDVNVEELEDTHGTVKAPQPDGDGDPGTSPVPGTGCLLGSLAPVPGQPGQTEASLRALVSQLRTELGQQKAASRALTARLAREERRHRQQEEGSARCAHLQARKAEALRETNAFLAQALAAAAAAGDLGALARAQEEARVWQEVAEERGANLAVVRAETATLSSRLRDCQAALAAARRAQAPADAPTPDEVAAVEEVLRRALELASDPQEPLPDPQVEGQPSTAVSMAMRLATLVTTAREEARQSWQQLQAQRQEVAQLQEQLNRARQDGERWASALQRAQREAVEREATRGAEQARQQELVRDMKGRLLELLREKDALWQKTEGIDTPPPSPAPREAGLCARCRKDFRLLSRRYNCSRLCHGKVCHACSVDVGKHGRCCLLCYQQRRPQAT; encoded by the exons ATGGCTGGGGACGGGGAGCTCAACCGCATCATCAAGGACCTGCAGA AGACTGTGACAGAGCTGAACCGCAGCTACCGGGAGCAGAACCTGCCAGTGACGGATGGGAGCCGGGAGCTGCAcagcctctgtgcccagctggaGTTCCTCCTCCAG TTTGACCTCAAGGAGAAGAGAAGTTTCTTTGGGCAGCGGAAGGACTACTGGGACTTCTTGTGCCAGGGCCTGGCAGGGCAGCGGCAGGAGCACGAGGGCATTCGCTTCGTCACCTCCCTGGACAAG TTGAAGACCCCCGTGGGCAGGGGTCGAGCCTTCCTGCGCTACTGCCTGGTGCACCGACAGCTGGCAGagtccctgcagctctgcctgctggaCCCCGAGACCCTCCG CGAGTGGTACTACGCCCGCAGCCCCTTCCTGAGCCCCCGGTGCCGGGCAGAGATCCTGGGCAGCCTCTACGAGTTGGACGGTGTCACCTTCCACCTGGCCCTGTACAGGGCTGACCTGGACACTGCCTGGCCTATGTTCTCTGA GACACTGGTCCGGCCCAGCCCGGTGACTGGGAACAGTCTTGCAAAGATGACCCTGCAGACAGAGGACACTGGCACCAGAGCGCATGGATGGCCCGATGGCGTGGACCATCCTATCACAGCACCCTGTGGAGTACCTGTCCACCTGTGCCCACCCCCAGCTGCCCTGCAAGGAAGGAGTTTAGAGGTGAAGGATGTGGAGTACTTGGAAGTGAAGGAGGACatggaagaagaggatgaaaaggaggtggagaaagatgatgaggaggaggatgtggaggatGTGGAGGTAGAAGAGGatgtggaagaggaagatgaagaggaactggaagaaaatgagaaggaaatagAGGATGTGAATGTAGAGGAGCTGGAGGACACACACGGCACAGTCAAAGCACCCCAGCCTGATGGTGATGGGGACCCTGGCACATCCCCAGTGCCCGGCACAGGGTGTCTGTTGGGGTCCCTGGCCCCAGTGCCTGGGCAGCCAGGTCAGACAGAGGCATCCCTGCGGGCACTGGTGTCCCAGCTGCGCACCGAACTGGGGCAGCAGAAGGCAGCATCACGGGCACTGACAGCCCGGCTGGCACGGGAGGAGCGACGGCACCGacagcaggaggagggcagTGCCCGGTGTGCCCATCTGCAGGCGCGCAAGGCCGAGGCGCTGCGGGAGACCAATGCGTTCCTGGCACAGGCGCTggcagcggcggcagcagcggggGACTTGGGGGCACTGGCACGGGCACAGGAGGAGGCTCGGGTGTGGCAGGAGGTGGCGGAGGAGCGGGGTGCCAACCTGGCTGTGGTGCGGGCAGAGACGGCCACACTGTCCTCACGCCTGCGGGACTGCCAGGCAGCGCTGGCAGCAGCACGGCGGGCACAGGCGCCAGCGGATGCTCCCACCCCGGATgaggtggctgcagtggaggagGTGCTGCGGCGGGCACTGGAGCTTGCCAGTGACCCTCAGGAGCCCCTGCCAGACCCTCAGGTGGAGggacagcccagcacagctgtCAGCATGGCCATG CGTTTGGCCACGCTGGTCACCACGGCACGGGAGGAGGCCcggcagagctggcagcagctccaggcacaGCGGCAGGAGGTGgcacagctgcaggagcagctcaaCAG GGCCCGTCAGGACGGGGAGCGCTGGGCATCGGCGCTGCAGCGGGCGCAGCGCGAGGCCGTGGAGCGGGAGGCGACGCGCGGCGCGGAGCAGGCGCGGCAGCAGGAGCTCGTCCGCGACATGAAGggcaggctgctggagctgctgcg GGAGAAGGATGCGCTGTGGCAGAAGACGGAGGGCATCGACACGCCGCCGCCCAGCCCGGCACCCCGCGAGGCAGGGCTGTGCGCCCGCTGCCGCAAGGATTTCCGCCTCCTCTCCCGGCGCTACAACTGCAG CAGGCTGTGCCACGGCAAGGTATGCCACGCGTGCTCCGTGGACGTGGGCAAGCACGGgcgctgctgcctgctctgctaCCAGCAAAGGCGCCCGCAGGCTACGTGA